GCACCCGCCCCTCCGTCCTCCCCCCTACCGCCGCTCCCTCCACGCTTACCTCTCCCAACGTCGCTCCACAAAGACGGGCAACTGCTGCCGCAGCTGTCTCTGCTGTTTCTGCTGCTTCCTCCTCGTCTTCATCGTCCTCGTCGCTGCACTGTTGCTCTACCTACGCTTCACCTTCGATCCCCAAGTCCCCTCCTACAAGGTCGAACACTTCGACGTCGAGGCTTTCGACATTCAACCCGGCAACTCGATTGTCTCGATGAAGTTCGCGATCACGGTGCGCGCCGTGAACCCGAACAAGAAGATCGGGATACGGTACCGGGAGGGGAGCTCGGTGCTGATAGGCTACAAAGGGGCGAGGCTGGGCTCCGGGCGGCTGCCCATTTTCTACCAGCGGCCACGGAACACGACGAAGATGGTGGTGGCTATCAAGGGGCGGAGTAAGGTCGGGGCTGCGCGGCAATCGGCGCTTTTCGGCAATGAGCAGGCGGGGGATGTGCCGCTGCATGTGTCCGTGAAGGCTCCGCTGGGGATTGCCGTTGGGCAGACGGAGCTCGTCAAGGTGAAGGTGCACATCGACTGCACGTTGGTGGTGGACAGTTTGGCGCCCGGGAAGAAGGTGACCATCAAGTCAACCGACTACAACGTGGATGTGAAACTCTAGATTTTTGGAGTTTAATCATGCTGTAGTAGTGTACTACTATCTTCCTTCATCGTCTTCTTCTTTTGATGATTGTGTATAGTTGTTCCTCTGATGACATGATTCAGAATCATTGAGTTGTACTTGACCTATTCTGAAGGATGTGCTGCAACTTATTTTGGAAGGCTCATTTCTTTGTCTTCAATTACATACATGTGCAGTCTGCAAGAAAGTATACTGTCCTGCGAACTTTCCTTTGATCAACTCTAGGATCTAATCTTTTCAATATAAAGCAGAGGCAAATGCATGCTCCTGATAGGATACATAATTTTTTCCCTTGCTATGAATGAACAGAGAACATCAGGATTACAAAGTTTCCAAAGAGAGTGCTTCATTGGATCCTGCAGGCTGTTGAGATCcatgtttttattttcttatatgtAAATCTTGCATGATGGTCTCTCTTTGTAGCATATTTATTAATCATGTATGGGTGAGAATCTAATTATATAGTCTTCTCAAACTCCTCTGTGAAAGGTTGGCAGCTTCATCTGAGCATCTTCCACTTCAACAACTACTGTAGACTTACCTGCTGTTGGATAGTGCTGCACTTGCTTTCCACAGTACCTTGTTAGATGCATTATGGTCTATGCATGTAATTGTGGTTATGTTCTACTCTGAAGGATAGGGTTTGTCCATCACTACAAACTGTGAGtttgcttctttctttctctctttcatttttctGTGGCATGTTTGAAGTTCTTCAATATAATCAAAATGTGAAAAAAGGCTCTGAAGAGTACAACTGTGACCTCAATATAGGCATGTATATTGGTATCAGTGGCAGAGACAATCTACACAGCAAGCAAGTAAACGACACCGACTGCAGACATCAGGAAGCATACTCTAATAGTGTCATGCTTCCATTCTCTTCTACCTCCACAGACACTGCTGAGGATTCACTGTTCGGTCGATGAAAGCGGCACCATCCTTGGAACTATGCAAGGATGACTCGGCCCCTCCAGCCAAGCGCAGCATTCGCATGCCTTACCCAAGCCTGAACCTTCCTGCCTCCTTCCTCCTGTCTCAGCTCTCTCTTCTTTATGGTAATTAAGAAGCTCTGGCCTGAGCGCACCAATGCAATAGATGTAGCCGGCGGCTTGCGGCGGCACGCATGGTCGTCATGCAGCTGCACGCATTCTCATGCTTAGCGGCCGTGCTTAGCTCTTGAATTGGATTCAAATGGTGGTCAGAGTAGGACTTCCGTTGACAACAAGATGTTAGTATGTACACCCAACCTTAGTTGAGTAGAGACTGGTATCACAGACACTGTGGCTGCACAACCCAGTCTACTGCGTCCAGCCTtcttgaattgctcccacgacATGCCTTGCCCCTCGCTTCCTCTCCTCCAAGTCGAAGAAGGATCCTAAGCCAAAAACTGAGATCGGGAGCCAGGTTCGTCCATCGCCTGAGCTCATAGGAGAGCCAACACCTGATAAGGGGACTACTGGTTAAGGAGCCACAGCACAGGCTAGCATACAAGCGTGGGGGCGACAGAGATAAAGCAGCATCCTTTCGTTGAGGGTATGAATTAGGCACTGATACGATGTGCGAGTAGAAATCCCAAGCCCTGTGGCATCAACAAGAGAAAAAGGCTTCACTTGGCATCAACCGGAGAAGTTCTGATAACTATCTCGAATTcgatctctttctagtgattcagCTGCAAAGCTGTTCCTTAATGGAGATGGTAGCTGATGTCTTGCTGCTTGCAAAAAGCTTTTCTTAGGAAGACTAAAGGTTTCTTGTCGATATGCTTCCCACACCATTACGCATGtggaaagaggaagaaggaaacatGCATGATAGTGTTACTGATGAGGTCCAGGAACGAACGACACAGACTCGGGAGTGGCCTAGTCGTGAAGGGGTTACGATTCCGAGTCGCCGATGCGGTCCATGTACGCAAGGACCGGAATTCTTCGTCATCAAGACGTCAGACTGATGTGCCACCTCCGCGTGTCCTCCCGAGGATTGCAAGTGGAATCAGTACGGCGAGGGTTGCACTGGATCTCCACGCGTGCGTGATCATTGGCTAATTGACCCCCGCCAAAATTGCAGCAGATCCCACTCCATCTCGGGGCGCTAAACCCGTTACTGGTGGGCCCAATCCGGATGCCGAAGAGGCCTTTAAACGACCACGCCAAGATTCCCTCTATAGAGCAAGACAGGAAACGCCAAAGGGCTACTCTCAAGGATGGCGGGCCTCACCTCGTATTCGAGATAGCTCGCACGACCATCGTTCCAGCAGACGGTGTTCCCTGCCTTGGTAGTGAAAGCTGAAATAGCGGGAGAGATCACTTTACAGTGCCGAACACCCAATGACACAGTTCTTGCAGCTCCCACCGGAGAAAAGATTTGGTACTTGTTCTTGACTTGAATCCAAAGAATTCCAAtctttcctcctcttcttgtCTTTTCCCAATCCTTGACACGATGTGAATCGGTTCGCATGATGTGTTATGAGACACTGCGGCGGGTCTCGATCGAGGGGAACGGAGGGAGACAGCCGGAGATCTGTAGGCACTGATACGTTCAAGCTGTAGGTAATCCTGATTCATCGGTCTTGTCACGAATGTTCACCTCAACCTCGTTTCCACATCATCATATCCATCTCTTCGAGCGGCATCGATCGATCGAATATGTTTCAGATTCTCTCGAACGGATTCGCGTGAAACTTGTGGAAAGATTAAAGCTTCTTCGGGAAGCGTAAATTTGAATGGTGTTTTTATGTTCCTTTTCCTATTCATCTTTTCGTTGGTTATCGAACCGATTTTTGGAATTTGTATACGCTGTGAGGTCTCGCTGGAAATTGACGGCAATGTGAAGGATCATGACGCTTTTTTCTCGATCAAAAATAGGTTTTCTCTCTCCTGCGCAAAAAGAAGATTCCATTCCCATCATTTGATTGAAATTTTCCATAGAAATCGAGAACCGTTACTTGGATTTCGCCAGAAACCGAGCACATGATTCTTTTCATTTAGTtttcttgcttatttcaagaaaggCATCATTCCGGAGTAATTACTGGCTTATTTCGCCCCCCCTAACCCTAATCCTGTAGCTCCAACTTCCCAACCAAGGGTTGGATGAGACGTCGGGATCTCATCCGTCTTTTAATTAAATTGGGCATTCAATGCTCGCATCTGCTGTCTCTTGTGGTAGTTATGGTGGATCCTTGGCTATTTCAGTGGAATATTAAATGCCCTCTCGCATTTGACTTTAATTATGATTAAGGAAGCGCCTTACCGTCTGAGAGATTAATTTAATCTCCCAATCTCTGTATAgcataaaggaaaagaaaaggaaaaccttTTCTTTCATTCTTCCCACTTCTAAAGAGATCCAAGTTTTCCGTTGGTTCCATTTCATGCTGTTATTTTGGTACTGTAGTATGTAGGTGACCATTTCTTTAATTCTACTCTATCTACCATCTTCAAGCTTTGTTCTTGTGCTCAGAGACAGGAGAAAGGAGCTGAAAGGACTCAAGGGTAAATCCTTCATCTATTTGATTTTTGTTGCTTTCTGTTCCTTGTTATGAAAGACgtcgtgttttttttttattatcatagtACATCTTCTTTCTGTGAATTTTGACTTTTGGTTGGGATTTGATGTGGTTCTGAAGATGGCAACAAAAATCTCTATGGCCTTTCGAATTCTGAAATACAGTTTTTGTAGTTCTCTGTGAAAGGAATAATAAGGTTGTATTGAAACTATGGCATCTAGTGAtggaaaaagaaataaaacataCAAAGAGGAGATTTTGAGCACTTTAGTTTTCTTCTTTGGGTGTGAACTTTCATTTTGTTCTCTAGTTCTGCCATTAGGTCGTTTCCAAGTCTTTATGGACCATACTTATCTCCATTTTGGGTACAGATTAGCTCATGTTTTAATTGAGTATCTGATTATTAGCCAAATGCATGACCTGTGATGTCTTTTTTTTTAAAGACACTATAAACATTTTTCCCAGGGTTGATTTCTAGGATTCTGTCATCCAGCTTATAACAGAGTATGAAATTTTATGTGCAATATTTGAGAAGCACACCTTGTAGTTCGCAACCAACCCTTTTTGAACTAGAAACCATCAAATTAAGTATTTTAGTTCATTACTTAAATTCGATgagctgctttttttttttttctggcatCAAACGACCTGGTATTTGTTTCATGTTGCTTATGTGTTTTTCAGGAGTATATTCTTCTTAGCACCCTTCTGCAAGTAAGTTGTTTCATTAGGTTCACATCCTCGTACAAAAGAAATGGAGAGAATTGTTTCATCATGATGGACATGCATGATATTTTCGCTGGACTTCTCTTTTATATCAACTTGCTTAACATGCCTAAAATTTGTAAATCTGTATCATAAGGGGTATATAAATTAATCGTGTCATTTGGGAAAAGAGGTTATTCCA
The window above is part of the Musa acuminata AAA Group cultivar baxijiao chromosome BXJ2-6, Cavendish_Baxijiao_AAA, whole genome shotgun sequence genome. Proteins encoded here:
- the LOC135614023 gene encoding NDR1/HIN1-like protein 6, whose product is MTHTVDIPPPPFVGHRDPLDGPKYVMLSENNSVAGGPQHPPLRPPPYRRSLHAYLSQRRSTKTGNCCRSCLCCFCCFLLVFIVLVAALLLYLRFTFDPQVPSYKVEHFDVEAFDIQPGNSIVSMKFAITVRAVNPNKKIGIRYREGSSVLIGYKGARLGSGRLPIFYQRPRNTTKMVVAIKGRSKVGAARQSALFGNEQAGDVPLHVSVKAPLGIAVGQTELVKVKVHIDCTLVVDSLAPGKKVTIKSTDYNVDVKL